A window of the Callospermophilus lateralis isolate mCalLat2 chromosome 7, mCalLat2.hap1, whole genome shotgun sequence genome harbors these coding sequences:
- the LOC143404678 gene encoding olfactory receptor 10J5 — protein sequence MQRKNFTEVTEFIFLGFSSFGKHQTILFVVFLTVYIFTLAGNIIIVTITCVDRHLHTPMYFFLSTLASSETVYTLVIVPRMLSSLVFYNQPISLPGCATQMFFFVTLAINNCFLLTAMGYDRYVAICAPLRYTVIMCKRMCASLVCGSFGTGLMMSTLQVTTMFNLPFCGTVVDHFFCDIHPVMKLSCVDTTINEIINYGVSSFAILVPIGLITISYILIIYSILKIATADGRKKAFATCASHLTVVIVHYGCASIAYLKPKSESSVEKDLLLSVTYTIITPLLNPVVYSLRNKEVKDALRRAVGRSVS from the coding sequence ATGCAGAGAAAGAACTTCACGGAAGTGACAGAATTCATCTTCTTGGGATTCTCTAGCTTCGGAAAACATCAAACAATCCTCTTTGTGGTTTTCCTAACCGTCTACATtttcactctggctggaaacatcATCATTGTGACCATCACCTGTGTTGACCGTCACCTCCACactcccatgtacttcttcctgagCACACTGGCGAGTTCAGAGACGGTATACACACTGGTCATTGTCCCGCGAATGCTTTCCAGTCTGGTTTTTTATAACCAGCCCATCTCCTTACCAGGTTGTGCGACTCAAATGTTCTTTTTCGTCACCTTAGCAATTAATAATTGCTTCCTTCTCACAGCAATGGGctatgaccgctatgtggccatctgtgCACCCCTGAGGTACACGGTCATCATGTGCAAAAGAATGTGCGCCAGTTTGGTATGTGGGTCCTTTGGCACTGGCCTGATGATGTCGACTCTTCAGGTGACCACCATGTTTAATTTGCCCTTCTGTGGCACAGTGGTGGATCATTTCTTCTGTGACATTCATCCAGTCATGAAACTTTCTTGCGTTGATACCACTATCAATGAGATAATTAATTATGGTGTGAGTTCATTTGCGATTCTTGTGCCCATAGGCCTCATAACCATCTCCTATATCCTAATCATCTATTCCATTCTTAAAATCGCCACTGCTGACGGTCGGAAGAAGGCCTTCGCCACCTGCGCCTCTCACCTGACTGTAGTCATTGTCCATTACGGCTGTGCCTCCATTGCCTACCTCAAGCCCAAGTCAGAGAGTTCTGTAGAAAAAGACCTTCTTCTCTCTGTGACCTATACCATCATCACTCCCCTGCTGAACCCTGTTGTGTACAGTCTGAGGAACAAGGAGGTCAAGGATGCCCTGCGCAGAGCTGTGGGCAGAAGCGTTTCTTAA